The Anolis sagrei isolate rAnoSag1 chromosome 10, rAnoSag1.mat, whole genome shotgun sequence genome has a window encoding:
- the CHMP1B gene encoding charged multivesicular body protein 1b — MSSMEKNLFNLKFAAKELSRNAKKCDKEEKLEKAKIKKAIQKGNTEVARIHAENAIRQKNQAINFLRMSARVDAVAARVQTAVTMGKVTKSMAGVVKSMDATLKSMNLEKISALMDKFEQQFETLDVQTAQMEDTMSNTTTLTTPQNQVDLLLQEMADEAGLDLNMELPQGQTGSVGTSVASTEQDELSQRLARLRDQV, encoded by the exons ATGTCCAGCATGGAGA AAAATCTCTTTAACTTGAAGTTTGCTGCCAAAGAGCTTAGCAGAAATGCCAAAAAATGTGATAAGGAAGAAAAACTTGAAAAGGCCAAAATTAAGAAG GCAATTCAGAAAGGCAACACTGAGGTTGCAAGAATACACGCAGAAAATGCAATCCGGCAGAAGAATCAAGCCATCAACTTCTTGCGGATGAGTGCAAGGGTGGATGCTGTAGCCGCAAGAGTTCAAACAGCAGTCACAATGGGCAAG GTAACAAAGTCAATGGCTGGAGTAGTTAAATCTATGGATGCGACGTTGAAAAGCATGAACCTTGAAAAG ATATCTGCTTTGATGGACAAATTTGAACAGCAGTTTGAAACCTTAGACGTTCAGACGGCACAGATGGAGGACACGATGAGCAATACCACTACCTTAACAACACCACAA AACCAGGTGGATCTACTTCTGCAAGAAATGGCAGATGAAGCTGG CCTTGACCTAAACATGGAGCTACCTCAGGGACAGACAGGATCTGTGGGCACAAGTGTTGCTTCAACAGAACAG GACGAGCTCTCACAAAGACTGGCACGCCTCCGGGATCAAGTGTAG